aagtaccaaagattccttctgtttccctgcacacatcaaaatcaaatcaagttgattttggtacccaagtttcctagggtcctgccttgttagctttcttcttctgtttcttaggtcttaactcatttgacttgggaatttcagattcttccttagtcatttgggttgggcctttgaaaccactagatgcaacagaattatcatgcatcttatggctaacaggaaatggcatgcttggtgcaaacatgttattccagtaaggcatgctaaatggcatttgaggcatattgtatgcagcataatatggattaggtgcaaatggcatattagcaaactgtgcattcatattctgtgtaggcatagcattaacaggcatgggaggcatggcattcatgttaggaaattgaggttgacCAGACAttggagtaggcatggcagatttgtaattaacagataaataatttacactaccacacttgacacagatctttctaggagcatatttatcaggtgtgtagttattgtgtttgttaatccttactttaccatttctattatttttctttttagtctctgtttttacctctattttctcaagtctgtcacttaactgtttgacagtcatgtgaccaacattagcctttttccctttcttagcttgatttgactctcctgaaacaaagttcttggaaacagacccatacttatcatttagcttgattaatttggctttgctaatgggtttgcttacagctgacggatgaggatttttatcattcgacggataacactttttgttatccgacggatagtcctcatcatccatcgatctacatctgtcagcaacccatctaccaaaataggttctagtttctccttattctttttccaggcttcatcacaaaagactcaattccttgaaccttggtgatttgagcatgaacatctctggatgttttccatgctttaatcacctcttgttcacgatcgagctgcttcttcaaaatttcttccttttttaaggactcagttaattcctccttggcaatcctacactcaatttttagtttctcaaactcaacaaattgagacttaagcacattattcctctcacttaaaaacaatttgttttctttgattttagcattttccttagtgagagacttaagtgtaacacgcaaatgatacaattctgtagacatgtcatttattgcatcattacactcagctttatataaatgtgcaaggtttgtagtgattacctgattgcttgaggaacttgtctctgtttcatcagacttggccataagggctagattgacatagctgacatcttcatcttcatccaaaccatcagctgcccagtcattctcttgtgtaataaaagccctttccttttgtttgaatagatcaaagtatttttgcttgtaatttacagactcaaaccttttcttactggaatctgactttctacactcatttgcaaaatgccctgccaagccacatttgaaacatttgaattttgacttatccaccatgtttctatttggcttggctgctccaaagttctctttgaacttgagcttggcaaatcttcttgaaagaaatgctaggtgttcatcaatgtcttccatgtcatcttggctcaatgattcttcatgtaacacccccaaatccggggtcggggatccgggttgtcacgagttccatttcccttaataacactcaatcttaataaacaatcaactactctgtactgtgaccccgcaataaacacacacaccacaagttatagtctcagagatgaatatccaaaaataacacgagtcattttattccaaaattatataccattacaccttaaaagggtttctgaataaatttacatttctttgccattattacaattgataaagatacataagtctggtacatcaaaagttgaaagcctagcctattggtagttcctacctcagctacagcgacatcaacgcctataggaaactgcggaacgtttcctatccactcgcgaattgggagcttggtcctattcatcttgtctatctgatgttgtgtgacgaaagaagaaagcaagggtgagcaacaagcccaccaaaataatatttataataataaataatatatgagcattctcatagtacacatgaaagtcttggtcaagagaaatgaaccaagctgatatcttaacgccaccaagtcgcaaaatattcagtatatatatatatatacttttcacaatatttgaaatcctctaacatgtataacaaccacagagttccagtttataactgtataaaaatattgttgcaaggtgatctcatatatctaaccttgtctcaacgtttttctgaaacctttgtcattcataagacaatcattaactagatataagtttaaaagatgaagttacaagatactccaatatacttatatcttttctgaatactacttgaactaccaccgttcaatgtataaatagttcatcccatagattaagttacaagacaaaacttgtatagaatcaatctttaaaatatcatcaaaataaaatgaagttatgagatacttcatttgatgcaaacatcattttgaaaacttgaccctgccaacactcaacaattgcccaaccgtagcctttctatcgaagtgctctgggtagtgttgcagaaatatccaattagatgatgaactcattacgggagtttgtcgcgccaggaagaccacttacgatgatcagtcgtagtagtgcaaccccaccattttctacatgtagaggagaacctgtcggatttacttgtcaaccgaacactggactcctaaggaatggactgtcttagcggaacttccgggtcatttgggccaatataataaggctgggccggcgctactcgaccacttacgccactcctagttcagatgaaatccatgactctgaaacgtaaagctcgtcccccctttccccaagtagaaacttgttgatacggctccaccaagaagtcgtatctatttggaaaggaaaactcaccaatatttcccaggcgatgcatgttaatggattaacttgttccaagaattttacttcccgagtgttgggtaagtaatcaaaaactcttttatcgaaatagcaaccttgttgcgaatataaaacacaccacagagctggatccctcaggttttgagcgaatatttaaatcccctttgaaaggaagatcttaactattacaaaaatgagttttgggatccgctctaacttttaaaatcattttgaagactcgcaaacatttttaagaatgtttggagtaatgctgatttaataaaataaatcagtcacaatatattagaaaatatctgaatattattatttaaataatatttccataaagaataatatttataaaaataattgaagtagaagttttaaaactcatacttgcaatgattattaaataaccaaagatatacttatacgaaagtactatctttatttgaataatcaaaagtgagtttgatcatcgacacattattcattaataaaataaagaataataattagcaattaatcggagtcataagtcctcgaatgaatattcaaaataatattcaataataaaataaacggggtcataagccctcgaatgaatattcaaagtaatattcattaataaaataaacggggtcataagcccttgaatgaatattcaaaataatattccataataaaataaacggggtaataagccctcgaatgaatattcaataataatataaacggagtcataagccctcgaatgaatattcaaaataatattcattaataaaataaacggggtcataagccctcgaatgaatattcaaaataatattcattaataaaataaacggggtcataagccctcgaatgaatattcaaaataatattcattaataaaataaagttatcgaataaaccttatttgattcatagttttaaaaactattcatatatatataaatatatatatattatacttgggagcatcgactcccggttttagaaaaatgttctcctttgggtcccctatactaagggtatatgcaaattaccgcttatctctagcataggtattatcaactgaatcaacttatatatgtatcaagaatacgaaacaggcatgcatatataccatatcacatgctacaatatatcgcaagaattttctaattaaccaatcatgcacttatcacaagataatgcatatacatatatttacatcacaacaacagtataacgggtagaaaatttgcctgagtgctcccggatagacttaagcttagagtgggtccgataacctatgaacaacaacataagtcggaattaaaccccggtcgcttaagaaactagactttaaccatttagagtcctaacgttcactttcgcgcttaacgattcacttaagtcgctcgtgtaccctcggctccaccatttttaataaattaaccattaagagttttaaggcgattctttcgcgagtgccttaccaacttcctaatactctttacataaatgtttcataccccaactagtcatttaaggtccttaaccaaggtttcaaagtaaggcgaggggtaatgattcggtcgcgaaacgccgttacttaaaacggtcgtttttcctaaaccgtacatcggattcaagcgtacgacatatcaaaacgaagctcgtaacatgaactatctaaacatggcaatggtaaaaacctaacagtgagttcaagggttctgatgttaagaacaaaaacagtctacggtaaatcgggcattacgacggctatgtttacgcgattacccaaatttataccactccaaatcaacccacaatcaacccataatcaacatcacaaccaaactacatccatacttcaccataacagccccaacaactcaaaattatcaatttatacttttctcaaacatgaatttaaactatacttaagttcattaatcaatactccaagaattacaactccaaaacatcacaacaccaactatcctctacattcacaacaaacaagcctctcatgaactataacaccaaaactaaacctaatactcaagtaaatttagggtttggaggggttataccttccttggagagtggagaatcaagtaattagcttggaatcacccttaaaagtccttatccaagcttaatctaaacaaaaactcaagaacaaaaatttttgttcttgaaaaacactattcaccatcttcttccttgatttttaggaagagattgtgaaggaatttggagcttggattcataggataactatatctaagtacaaggaaccttggataattacctcacgatTTAACAATGATTGGAGCTTGAATATGGATTTTCTTATCCTTGCaaatgaaggaaagccgagagcttgatgaagaaaatggagtgttttgtgttttttgatttgtttgcttggttgctagcttttgtttttgattaattacctttttacccatgaaaaattgtgtggttattaatcaaccgcacctccttcccttatgtcatgcttatgtcacctttcctatgtcatcttgttacacttgtcttcctcttgttggtgtgatgacatcatcctccactaaccccttgattaactcctaattacttggctaatgaccgctgatctgttatgcggttcgcttaactttcgttttcgtttatcgtttgagggatcatacccgggatcttattacttgggtttccttaacctttctcaatacattatattccttttatgatcctctcttataatccttgaatttaaatccttttttatcctgttaccttatactcaattctttcggtatctggtggattttcgggaaaaattaaagtgttcagatttgaattctgatgatctttaccacatagagtactaataatatccagaagatcaataaaagaacccctacatagtgtggcatgaaaagttttcttattcagcataatcagcaaaacactattcataagggtttcaaaaattccaaaaattggggttattacacttcactttctgcagctagccccttacccttgctttcacagacctttgaagttgattccacagcttccatcttcacttccttctccttttccagattagcaactagtgcaatggatcctcctttcttctttcctctctccattctttcatcctgctcttctcaagctcataggttttcagaatgccatacagtctctccaaagtaaactccttataatcttgtgagtttctcaatgagactgtcattggtttccattcctttggaagagatctgagaaatttcagattggagtctttagtatgatagactcttccatgcaacttaagagcatttagtagtttttggaatctactaaaaatgtcagtgagtgactcactttcttcattgtgaaaatgctcatattgctgaatcaggagctgcattttattttctcttacttgctcagtaccatcacagattatctatattgtgtcccaaacttccttggcattcttgcagttgatgatgttgtcaaacatgtctgcatcaacaccattgaacagaatgttcatggcctttttatctttcctgacttgttcaatgtcaggatcagaccattcatgccttggctttggaacagatggctcatttcctgttgcagctctcattggaacatgagggcctctttctatgcagtccacatagcCCTCATCTTGAcaaagcatatgaagatgcatttttaccttccaatgatggtaattatctttatccagaaaaggaatcttgactccaacatctttcttgttcatcttgctgaattgttttgatctttaaactctttgttgattaagagcttgctctgataccaattgttagtcccttaacaatgtagcaagaattacagaaggggggttgaatggaattcttgaacctttttcttgaaataaaaatgttcaactcgattatagatatatttgttttgattagcacaatgcggaatgtaaacttgaaagaatcaaaacataagcaattaaaaacaggagtctttaaaaactttctggtggatttaaacaattccaccagagatatatataataaatcgagaggactctgtgtgcagaaatgtccacagctgcttacaaatggaactgctgagaatacaggaaatgctaaagattatgcttacaaagatttctctgtttttgtgtttcttagctatctccgttctctttctattttctactctcttggtttatataataccaagattacaaagtcaaaaagactgaacaaatataaaatctaacagtcttaatctttgctgtttttcgtcctctattacccagttaatgggcttccataaTGTGTTtatatccaactcgacggctgtgtgtcaactttcactgttcaactgatgtttgaattcttgatatgatcatccgtcgactttcagatcatccgtcgatgacttaattgatcatccgtcgactgctatgttaaacatctgttgatagtcatttgatcatccgtcggtagctattttggcacttgacttcatttcacttatacagaattacaagacattacttatgtacaattaatcaacctattctgcatatctagttaaagtcaacatgacttacatgctactacagattctatacaaaggcgcatacatcactgtgctacaaacttattattacataagctactcactcgatggataataagtttttttatccgtcgggactataatgagttatccgtcgggactataattcttatccgtcgagtgctacattatttcactaattaaaatctacttagatgttttgtttaggtaatcatcaagtacacaacatattcacaacaaccCACCAGAATTTATTCATCAATATTTCTATCTCATCACACAACGATTTAGGCAGCAAGAATACACTCATCACATACGAAGGAATTGCCTCAATGACTAAATTTATGAGAATCTCCTTTCCCCCTCTCGACAAAATCTTCCCTTTCCACCCCTGCATACGATTCCACACCATTTCCTTAACATATTGAAACACCTCCATTTTATTTCTACCCATATAGCTCGGAAGACCTAAATAGAACGAAGACTCCCTGTTGAAAGCAACCTGTAAATTCTGACTAACTGCCTCTACCATCGAGCTTGTTGTGTTGTTACTAAAGTGTATGCTTGATTTCTGAAAGTTTACCTGTTGGCCCGCTGCTTTCTCATACTGCTTTAAGCAGCCCTTGATACACTGAGCTTCTTCTACAGTTGCTCGAAAAAACAAATAATCATCATCTGTAAAAAATAAATGAGAAATTGTTGGAGCATTCCTTGCAATTCTAATCCATGGAGTAAACCATCCGCCTCTTTTTTCCTTATTAATGCTGAAAGACCCTCAGCACAAAAGAGAAATAAGTATGGAGATATAGGGTCTCCTTGCCGCAATCCCCTTTCCGGAATTATAGGTCCCATTTATTTccctaaaataaaaaaattatatttcaCAGTAGTCATGCATAAAAGAACCCATTCAACCCATTTATTTATGAAACCCATTTTTTCTATTATTTCTCGTATGAAATTCCATTCCACCCGATCATAGGCCTTTCTCATATCCATTTTTAGAGCTGAAAACCCCACATTCCCCTGATTTTTCCGTTTCATCTAGTGATTCACCTCAAACGTTGCAATCACATTATCTGTTATTAACCTTCCGGGAATGAATGCACTTTGGCTCTCAGATATAATACTTGGCAGCAATACCTTCAACCGATTTGCAAGCATTTTTGATATAATCTTACTCACTACATTACACAGTGATATGGGCCTTAAATCAGTTATTCGCTCAGGCTGATTCTTCTTTGATATAAGCACCACCAGGGTATCATTCAAATTCTGTGGCATTGATCCAGTAGCCAAAACTTTCAGACACATATCCATAATATCATTACTAACAATGTTCCAAAATTGTTGATAGAAAGCCGGATTCATCCCATCTAGGCCTGGGCCTAGGCTTTTGTCCGGATGCATAGCTTGTAATTTaattatttgggcaagtaattttGCAAAAATATCACTACGAGTTGAGAGAAGACAAACATGAGACCATCTAATTGAGGCATCGATTAATACCATGAATTACCTAAATGGGCCAGATGATGGGTGTATAGGTCCACATATGTCGCCTTGGATCCTTTCTAGAAAAGTTGGGCTTTCAAGCTGAACTTTAGTAGGGGATGGTCGAGTAATCAGTTTTCCTAAAGAACATGCTGAACATGGAAGGTCATTATTGGAAAGAACTTTAAAATCTTTAGGAGGATGACCAGTAGAATTCTCTATAATATGACGCATCATAGAGACGCCAGGATGACCTAATATTTCATGCCAAAGTGTAAAAGATTTTGGATCTATGAGTTTGGAAGCAATGACATTGTGCAACTCAATAGTTCtaattttcatcatatataatccTGAGGAAAGTGAGTGATACTTTTCTAAGATTTCTTGTTGTTAGGATTATCGGAAGTAATAAGAAGATATTCTCTATTAGCCTCAGAAGTAGTTTCGATGTGAAAATTATTGAGTCGGATATCgttaaaactaagaagatttatAGTAGACTTGCTAGAATATAATGCATTTGGAATGTGTATGTGGGTACCATTAGGTAGGACGCaactagcttttccaaaaccTTTGATTATATTAGATACGCCAGAAATCGTTCTGACTTGAGCTTCCATTTTGGTTATTTGGGTAAAATATTTTCGATTctgtagaatcgtatgagttgtaccataatcagcaatgcatatatcttcaaaatccattctgtatataattaagaaacataatttatttgataagaaTATAACACACTACATAGTTCAAACAAAATAAAGCACACAATACAAACTACTATAGTAATTATATTAAACTAATCTTCAGCCTCCCATATGGGAGTTTCGCTATGTTCATTCGGACCATTAATGCTTATTCCTCCAGTTGTGATTCTCGGAAAATCATCTATGTTATTGTTGGCGAAATTTGTTTCTATcattttctcttttgatttttGAGAAGATTGGTATAGCTTAACAAGATGACCTGGGGCATGACAATTACGTGTCCAGTGCCCATCCATGCCGCACCTATAACAAACATTTTCAGTTTTTCCTCCTCGTGGTGCCTTTCTTTTACTCTGTGATTCAGATTGCCGCTTCCGGTGACCAGAGTTGTTATATGGACGAAAATGCCCGTAGTTCCGACCTCGTCCACGGTACTGCCCTTGGCTCCGTCCACCTCTATACCCTTTTCCACGTACATTCTGCTGGATTGACATGTTATTTACTTCAGGTAATGGGGCAGATCCTGTTGGACGAGATTGATGATTCTTAATCACCAATTCATGATTCTGTTCAGCAATGAGGAGAGTTGATAGAAGATCTGCGAACTTGGTAAATTTGTGCTCCCTGTACATCTCTGCTCAGTTAATATTGTTGGGGTGAAAAGTTGATAGTGTTTTATCGATTTTTCTTTTTTCCCGTAATTTTCTCACCACACATAATAAGCCTAGAACTTATTTTGAACAAAGCAGAGCTATATGCTCGGACACTCTTAAAATACTGAAGTCTTAAATTAGCCCAATCATTTTCAGTTACAGGTAGATAAACTAGTTTCTGGTAATCAAACCTACCCTAtagattttcccataaataaAGGGATCCTCGACTTTTAAGTACTCAGATTTTAAATCTTCATGCATGTGGTGTTGGAGACAAATTATAGAGGTAAAGTTTTCTTCAACTGTAGATTTACTTTCTACCTTTATTGTATCGCTTAATTTCTTTGAACCAAAATGCAACTTTACATCTTGTACCCATGATAAAATATTTATCGCCAGAAATGTCTAAGGCAACGAACGACAAGCTTGTAATATTTGTCATACTAAATCTGAATTAACacgaaaattattaaattttaatttatcaatataaatattacataaaatcctagttaatcgggtgcgttaacaagtacgcaataatcaatgtatatatcattattatcatCGATATTATAAACAGGTCTATATATAAAATGATAAATGGATTTTCACCCCGCCATACGGACGTCTGCATATGCAGGTTATCTCCGACCAATAATAAATTAAAGTGGACAATCCTGCATAAGTTAGTTAGGGGCAAAAAAATTATTATCCGATAGTTATACAAATTATAAATTAAGGTTCCCACTATATTTTGGTATTACCCAAAATTAAATGGTACCGTAAAATAATAGGCGGTGCTCCggccatatatatttaaattattagaaGAGGGTATAACACGTCTACTTCGgtcatatatatatttaaattatatgtaGAGGGTGTAACCACGTCAATTCATATATATGTACATTTAAATTAAAACTATACCTTCTCAGTTTCGGCAGGGcttcgtgctgataacgtgttgtAATATACTAGCTTTAATAATATTAGAAGGGGCAACTAAATTTGAGAGGGAAAGAATGATAATCGGAGGGAAATAGAGAGTTTATATTAGAATGCTTGGTGCATTTTTTTCATTCTGCAAAGCCATCTATTTATAGGCAAGGTGAAGAACAAGAGCATTAAATGCATTTTCATAATTTCTACTCCTAAAGTTTAGCCCTACTATTACAATATTTGACCACATGgcaaatcaattcacaacaaTATTGACTTTATATAGTAAGACACTTATATATTTTTCTCTTGTGTTGGTTAAGTATTACTCTATCTTCTGCGCAGGTACAGATGGGTAGAATCAGAATTGCAGACTTTCAAGAAAGAAATAAACCTTCATGCTTCCTCCCCTTTTCTCACTGAATTTGGCTCTCTCTTATGTCGATGATGGTATCTTCTCTATTTAAACTCGCCAAGGGCATGATTTTTGTATTCTATTGGAATTGACGCGCGAAACAATATGCGAAATGTAATATACCCAATCACCTTTGTTGGTTGATCGTTTTCGTTGATGTCCATTTCTCATTGCATCTGATGTGGTTGAGCATCACCAACAAACTCCTAAATACACTCTTAAGTCATATATTGAGGAGGATGTGTTTAAATTTTACTTCAACGGTTTCCTAAGTCTTCCTCAAATTTTTAATAGCCTTAAAATCCTCCTCATACTAAGACTCTCTCTCCTCTCCTCGCTTCATTCTTTATTAATACATATCACATTTTATCAATTTTGTTCAAGTGTCAGGTTTCTTTGTTCAAATCTAGCAAGTACATTAactaataaaaaataatttaagaaGCATGAATTAGGAGATTGTTGGAGATGAACAATATTATTGTATCTTAAATATTTAGGATTCAATAATTTACATTATTTATAAAGAGAATTTTAGGTGattgttggagttgctcttacACCCCACATATTAAGAAACCTGATAACAAACTTCAAATGTAAGTAGCAAAAGATTTTATTGTATCTAATCATGTTACATCTTGATCGCTTCCTGAATGATGTGGTACCACTGCTCACTGATAAGAGAACAACACAGACTTTGTATGTTGTTGATGCTTGGAAGCATTTTGACtttattaatttgaattaaatatttaaCTATTTGACGGACTCATTGTATAAGGTGTACATCTTAAATGTAACAAGTAAGGTCTTATGGAAATTATTGGACCATAGATTTAAAATCGGGTACGTTGGGGGCAAAAAAGTGGATAGGTGGGCGCTTCCTTGATTAAAAATGACGGATTCAAAGACAGTGGTCAATCAAGTGCAAAACTTTCAAGTGCTCATTCATAAAATTCATGTTAAGGAATGATCATAAGCGAGTTTTCCAAACACATGTTGTGATTTAAAAATTGCAACCTGGTTAAAATAAttaagaactaccttaagcacaaggGAAATAATGAGATGTCTATAAATGATTTGGTCTTTAGACTTCGCATTAAAGAAAACAACACGGGTTTTGAAATGAAAGTGAGTGTTACCACTGAAAAGGTGAACATGCTAAAGCATGCTCCAAGCCCCAAGTTTACGAAGATCAATTCTGGTAAAGGGGAAAAGCTGACACCAAAATGAGAAATTCGCAAGCTTTTGAAATTTTAAGGAAAATGCTACAACTACATTTAAGTAGACCATTGATCTTCTGATTGCAAGAAGCTAGAAAACCCGACAAGAGTAAATAAGCAAACATGGTGAATGACATTTCTAATTAAGAAAATGGGTGGCAGAGACTTATGTGCTACGATCTTTGAGGTGAACCTTTTTAGTTCTAATCCAAGCGAATAATGAATATATACCAGATTTAcaaggcatgtttgctcagacaaggtgATATTCATTACTCTCAAAACTTTTTGATGCTGGTGAGAAACTTTATGTTAGGAATCAAgcctaaattctgatgataaacaAAATTACATTTGCATAATTATGTTAAGACAAAATGTAACCTCCAAATGCTAACCGACCTAAGGGATGACAATTAGAGG
This genomic interval from Apium graveolens cultivar Ventura chromosome 8, ASM990537v1, whole genome shotgun sequence contains the following:
- the LOC141680198 gene encoding uncharacterized protein LOC141680198 — encoded protein: MHPDKSLGPGLDGMNPAFYQQFWNIVSNDIMDMCLKVLATGSMPQNLNDTLVVLISKKNQPERITDLRPISLCNVVSKIISKMLANRLKVLLPSIISESQSAFIPGSINKEKRGGWFTPWIRIARNAPTISHLFFTDDDYLFFRATVEEAQCIKGCLKQYEKAAGQQVNFQKSSIHFSNNTTSSMVEAVSQNLQVAFNRESSFYLGLPSYMGRNKMEVFQYVKEMVWNRMQGWKGKILSRGGKEILINLVIEAIPSYVMSVFLLPKSLCDEIEILMNKFWWVVVNMLCT
- the LOC141680199 gene encoding uncharacterized protein LOC141680199, whose translation is MYREHKFTKFADLLSTLLIAEQNHELVIKNHQSRPTGSAPLPEVNNMSIQQNVRGKGYRGGRSQGQYRGRGRNYGHFRPYNNSGHRKRQSESQSKRKAPRGGKTENVCYRCGMDGHWTRNCHAPGHLVKLYQSSQKSKEKMIETNFANNNIDDFPRITTGGISINGPNEHSETPIWEAED